The following coding sequences lie in one Nakaseomyces glabratus chromosome I, complete sequence genomic window:
- the SPT15 gene encoding TATA-binding protein (CAGL0I06688g~Ortholog(s) have DNA binding, bending, RNA polymerase I transcription factor binding and RNA polymerase II activating transcription factor binding, more), with amino-acid sequence MADEERMKEFQEANKAVFDPNTRQVWENQVNKTEDDAVKPEADEDEDEDDAATSGIVPTLQNIVATVNLGCRLDLKTVALHARNAEYNPKRFAAVIMRIREPKTTALIFASGKMVVTGAKSEDDSKLASRKYARIIQKIGFAAKFTDFKIQNIVGSCDVKFPIRLEGLAFSHGTFSSYEPELFPGLIYRMVKPKIVLLIFVSGKIVLTGAKQREEIYQAFEAIYPVLSEFRKM; translated from the coding sequence atggCTGATGAGGAGCGTATGAAAGAGTTTCAAGAAGCCAACAAGGCGGTGTTTGATCCTAACACTCGCCAAGTGTGGGAAAATCAGGTAAATAAGACAGAAGATGATGCTGTGAAACCAGAagctgatgaagatgaggatgaggatgatgCGGCCACCTCAGGTATAGTGCCAACGTTACAGAATATTGTTGCGACAGTAAATTTGGGGTGTAGACTGGATCTGAAAACTGTGGCTCTGCACGCACGTAATGCCGAGTATAACCCTAAGCGTTTTGCCGCTGTTATTATGCGTATCAGAGAACCTAAAACTACTGCACTAATTTTTGCCTCTGGTAAGATGGTTGTTACTGGTGCTAAGAGTGAAGATGATTCTAAACTAGCGAGCAGGAAATACGCAAGAATTATTCAGAAAATTGGTTTTGCAGCTAAGTTCACCGATTTCAAGATTCAAAATATAGTCGGCTCCTGTGACGTTAAGTTTCCTATACGTTTGGAAGGTTTAGCATTCAGTCACGGTACTTTCTCGTCATACGAACCAGAATTGTTCCCGGGTTTGATTTATAGAATGGTGAAACCAAAGATTGTGTTATTGATTTTCGTTTCCGGTAAAATTGTTTTAACTGGTGCAAAGCAAAGAGAGGAAATTTATCAGGCATTTGAAGCTATATACCCGGTGTTGAGTGAATTCAGAAAGATGTGA